In Colletotrichum higginsianum IMI 349063 chromosome 3, whole genome shotgun sequence, a genomic segment contains:
- a CDS encoding Methyltransferase, producing MARPDTFAGAAIYVPILLRYLYDPFVLGLYCPYAWQISSSKMRGFFNRHIANAASRSQTSQSLLSETGFRPASSTCSPCRILDIGVGTGYFLKHAPIPAGSEVYLVDLNPAALHATKSRMLKAHPKTTCEASVADFLDPQGRGLSCGDLGGGSFDAISTTMLLHCLPGPPPRKATALVRLRHLLAPGGTLFGVTILGRGVKHNIWGKQLMFWHNLLGVFGNTEDDVEGFVGPLREAFEDVRWEVHGVMLLFEARNPIP from the coding sequence ATGGCACGGCCGGACACCTTTGCCGGGGCGGCAATCTACGTCCCGATACTCCTCCGCTACCTCTACGACCCGTTCGTCCTGGGTCTTTATTGCCCGTACGCGTGGCAAATATCGTCAAGCAAGATGCGCGGGTTCTTCAACCGCCACATCGCAAACGCGGCCTCGCGATCACAGACGTCGCAATCCCTCCTCAGCGAGACAGGTTTCCGGCCCGCATCAAGCACGTGTTCGCCTTGTCGTATCCTGGACATTGGAGTCGGAACGGGCTACTTTCTCAAGCATGCGCCTATACCAGCGGGGTCCGAGGTTTACCTTGTTGACCTTAACCCGGCCGCGCTCCACGCCACTAAGTCACGCATGCTGAAAGCGCACCCCAAGACGACGTGCGAGGCCTCCGTTGCCGACTTTCTGGACCCGCAGGGGAGGGGCCTGAGTTGCGGAGATCTGGGTGGCGGTTCCTTCGacgccatctcgacgacgatgctgcTTCACTGCTTGCCGGGACCTCCGCCGAGAAAGGCGACGGCCCTTGTCCGCCTACGCCACCTCCTCGCTCCCGGGGGCACCTTGTTCGGGGTGACGATCTTGGGACGTGGCGTCAAGCACAACATATGGGGGAAGCAGCTGATGTTTTGGCACAATCTCCTGGGGGTGTTTGGAAATACGGAAGACGACGTTGAGGGCTTCGTTGGGCCGCTGAGGGAGGCGTTTGAGGACGTAAGATGGGAGGTGCACGGCGTTATGCTACTGTTCGAAGCGAGAAACCCCATACCTTGA
- a CDS encoding ATP-dependent RNA helicase DBP9, with protein sequence MKRKQPEDSVPAGETEKRAKTEQSATPELSFADLGLDTRLVQAVAAESFKDPTPVQQKAIPLALDGKDVVAKAPCGSGKTAAYVLPVLSSILKRKTTDSSPATTALILVPTRELADQVLKAIEQFSAYCAKDIHAIKLVDKISDAVQRSLLSNFPDVVISTPATAWRNIVSEALSLDNLTCMILDEADLILSYGYNEDLENIARKLPKGVQLTMMSATLSTDVTSLQGIFGRKPTVLDLDDEETEGDSLSQFVVSCGEDEKFLLAFIIFKLKLVKGKCLIFVNDVDRSYRLKLFLEQFQVRSCILNSELPVTSRAHVLEEFNRGVYDIIIASDEKSAMGAEEKDVEGEEGTEQPEKEKEQSKKKRKSKRDAEFGVSRGIDFKNVAAVVNFDLPTSASSYTHRIGRTARAGRTGMALSFYVPSELYRKHLPTSIETAENDEKILARIKKQQAKQGKEVKPYNFKKEHLDAFRYRLDDALRAVTKVAVREARMRELKQELLKSEKLKRYFEENPTELQHLRHDGELRTARQQPHLKHIPEYLLPKEGKDSLTKNDIGMVPFRKIGGKQRRSKGKPGRKKIGTRKVNPLKTFKARRK encoded by the exons ATGAAGAGAAAGCAACCCGAAGATTCCGTGCCCGCGGGCGAAACCGAAAAACGCGCAAAGACAGAGCAGTCCGCTACCCCAGAGCTTTCCTTCGCCGATCTCGGGCTCGACACACGCCTGGtgcaggccgtcgccgccgagagcttCAAGGACCCGACACCCGTGCAGCAAAAGGCTATCCCACTGGCCTTGGACGGCAAAGATGTCGTCGCAAAGGCCCCCTGTGGCTCCGGGAAGACTGCGGCATACGTTCTGCCAGTTCTTTCCAGCATCCTGAAGCGCAAGACT ACCGACTCTTCACCCGCCACCACAGCCCTCATTCTTGTGCCGAcccgcgagctcgccgaTCAAGTCCTCAAAGCCATTGAGCAGTTCTCGGCCTACTGCGCGAAAGACATCCACGCCATCAAGCTCGTTGACAAGATCTCCGACGCTGTCCAGCGCTCCCTTCTGTCCAACTTCCCCGATGTCGTCATCTCCACACCAGCCACCGCATGGCGCAACATCGTCTCCGAAGCCTTGTCGCTGGACAACCTGACGTGTATGATTCTCGACGAGGCTGACCTTATTCTGTCTTACGGCTACAACGAAGATTTGGAGAACATTGCGAGAAAGCTGCCCAAGGGTGTCCagttgacgatgatgagcgCAACCCTTTCGACGGACGTAACTTCACTTCAAGGGATTTTCGGCAGGAAACCTACCGTgctggacctcgacgacgaggagacggagggTGACAGCCTTTCTCAGTTCGTTGTCAG TTGCGGAGAGGACGAGAAGTTTCTTTTGGCATTCATCATCTTCAAGctcaagctcgtcaagggcaagtGCCTGATTTTTGTCAACGACGTCGATCGTTCATACCGCCTGAAACTTTTCCTCGAACAATTCCAGGTCCGAAGCTGTATTCTCAACTCAGAACTGCCCGTCACATCAAGGGCGCACGTCCTCGAGGAGTTCAACCGCGGAGTATACGACATAATCATTGCGTCCGACGAAAAGAGCGCTATGGGTGCCGAGGAAAAAGATgtcgagggagaggagggcaCGGAACAgcccgagaaggagaaggagcaaTCTAAGAAGAAGCGCAAATCGAAGCGAGACGCCGAGTTTGGTGTATCGCGAGGCATCGACTTCAAGAACGTTGCTGCCGTGGTCAACTTTGATCTCCCCACATCCGCCTCGTCATACACACATCGCATCGGGCGCACAGCGCGAGCCGGCCGGACCGGCATGGCTCTGTCCTTCTATGTGCCTAGCGAGCTGTACCGCAAGCACTTGCCGACGAGCATAGAGACGGCCGAGAACGACGAAAAGATTCTGGCGAGAATCAAGAAGCAGCAAGCGAAGCAGGGGAAGGAGGTCAAGCCCTACAACTTCAAGAAGGAGCACCTGGACGCGTTTAGATACCGTCTGGATGACGCTCTGAGAGCTGTCACCAAGGTCGCGGTTCGCGAGGCGCGTATGAGAGAGCTGAAGCAGGAACTTCTCAAGAGCGAGAAGCTGAAGAG ATATTTCGAGGAGAACCCCACGGAACTGCAGCATCTCCGACATGATGGAGAATTGAGAACTGCTCGACAGCAGCCTCATTTGAAGCATATACCCGAGTACCTGCTCCcgaaggagggcaaggactCTCTCACAAAGAACGACATCGGCATGGTGCCCTTCCGAAAGATCGGTGGCAAGCAAAGAAGGAGTAAGGGCAAGCCAGGACGCAAGAAGATTGGGACGCGGAAAGTCAATCCTTTGAAGACGTTCAAAGCCCGGAGGAAATAA